TAGGAATGGCAATAATGGCGTAACCCAGAAGCATAACAATCGAGGCGATGAATTGTCCCAGGACTGTTTGTGGTGTGATGTCTCCAAAACCAACGGTAGTGAGCGTAACTATGGCCCAGTAGATGCTAAGCGGAATACTGACGAATCCTGCTTCGGGTCCTTCTATGAGGTACATTATACTCCCTAAGATGAACACCAGAATGACCAGAGCCAGAAAGAAAACGGTGATTTTATGACGGCTGGAGGCAAGGGCCTTGCCGAGTATTTGAGCCTCAGCTACAAACCTTACCAGTTTGAGAATTCTGAAAATTCGGAGGAGTCTTAACGCCCTCAGGATGGCGAAGCTTTGCGAGCCAACGAAGAATATGCTGAGGTAAGTCGGCAAAATTGAGAGCAAATCGATAATTCCCAAAAAGGAGAAGATGTAGATCCTTGGCTTTTTAATGACCCAAATTCGCGCCAAGTATTCCAATGTGAAAAACACCGTGACCACCCATTCGATTATTCTGAGCTCAGTGTGAAATTTTTCATCTACAAAACTGACTGTTTCCAGCATTACAGCGGCCACGCTGACGAGAATCAATACCAAAAGGATCAGATCGAATGCCTTCCCCATGGGGGTTCCGGTGCCGAAAATAATGATGAAGAGTTTCCGCTTCAGGGAACCTTCTGCAAAGTCATTTTCGCTTGCCTCGTCGTGAGGATTGATTTCTTTTCCCGACATATTGGCCCCCAATTTAAGCTTTCACAATCAATCTCAAACCGCAGCCGTTTTTACCCGATCTGAATTTGAACGATCAATTTTAGGGTTCATCACGGAAAACCAAAGTGGTGGTATGGCGCTGAGCAGCATCATGCCGGGATAGCCCGTCGGCATTTGAGGGCTGTGGTCGTGGTGCTCTAGGATCTGATATTTCTTGGCGGGCTTGTAATGGTGGTCGCTGTGACGGGATAGCTCGAATAGCATGACCCTGCCTACGATATGATTGGAATTCCATGAGTGAATGGGTTCGACGCGTTCGTAGCGGTTTTCACTCACCTTTTTGCGTGCCAAGCCATAATGCTCGATGTAATTTACCGTTTCGAGCATCAGAAAACCGACAATTGCGGCACCCGTGTAGAGTAGCATCGCATACCAACCGAAAATCAGACCAATGGCAAGCCAAAACAAGATTTGAATAAGCTGAAAGCGAATCATTTCATTTTTTAAACTCCACACAGATTTCTTGGCTCGTTGGAGCCGCTGCTTTTCCAAGGTCCAGGCGGAAATATAACCGTAGACTACGGAGCGAATCCAAAAGTGGTAAAGTGTTTCATTAAGTCTGGATGAGGCCGGGTCCTCATATGTACTCACGTTTTTATGATGGCCTCGGTTGTGCTCAATGAAAAAATGCATATAGGCTGATGGGAGCAGCAAAGCCTTGGCCATAAACTGCTCATGAGCCGTTTGGCGGTGACCAAGCTCATGGGCTACATTGATGCCCATACCGCCTAGAATTACCCCCAGCGAAAAGGTGAGGCCCACCAACTCTTTGGTGCCAAAAGAGTACGTAGTTATGGCGACTAAATAGAGCAGTAATGTTGCATAAATAACGGGTGCGACGGAATACAAAAGCAGATCGTAGGCTTTGTCATCCAGACGCATTTCTTTCTCTGCCGCGTTCAAATTCTGAGCATTGGGTTGGAAAAGGATTTCCAAGAAAGGGATAAAACCAAAGGCAAATAGTACGGGGCCAAAAGTCCACCAAGATCCCAGGTATACGCCCAGTGCAAATAGAGCGGGCAGGATAAAGACCATGGTATATTTTAATACTCTCATCTCAATGAAGTTCTTTGAGCTAAAATAAGAAATCTCGCCCTTGCATGCAGAACAAAAGGAGGGTAGTTCTACCGGTCTTGCTGTTTGCGCTGATCTCAAGCGAAATTATTTGAGACTTTGCTCGAATGTCTAATGAGCTGAAAATAAAGTGTTTTTGACACTTTCTAAATCTTTCATCAAAAAAAATAGAGCTAGCCCAAAACCTTTTTTATTTCTCAAGGTTGTATTGACCAGCATGATAGTGCTGGTTGATAGGTTAGTTTAATAGTAGAGTAGTAGAAGAAAGCGGTCTGGAGAGACCGCTTTCTTGTTTTAGGGAGTTCATTTATGCTTTGACAGCTTTCAAGTATATAGAGCATACGATGTTTTAGGTGTAGATTTCAACACTTTAAAAGGCAAATGGCACATCAAGCGAAAAAAAACGACCATCTCAAAACCTTTTTGAACCAATGTGGTATTGACCAGCATGATAGTGCTGATTGATAGGTTAGTTTAATAGTAGAGTAGTAGAAGAAAGCGATCCGGAGAGGTCGCTTTCTTGTTTTAAGGTGTTTGTGTTTCGTATTTCGTAAAGCGTATTTCGTAGATCGTATCGAGTAGCGGGATGAGGCCTTCGATCATGTTTTGATTTCTCAATACTTCTTCAAACGGTTCTCGATTACCTCCTTTAAGTCGGTGAGATCGCTCTGATGTCGCTAAGTTCACTTTTCTTTCATTCTTCAGGAAAACCACTCGAACTG
This genomic window from Cryomorphaceae bacterium 1068 contains:
- a CDS encoding ion transporter, translated to MSGKEINPHDEASENDFAEGSLKRKLFIIIFGTGTPMGKAFDLILLVLILVSVAAVMLETVSFVDEKFHTELRIIEWVVTVFFTLEYLARIWVIKKPRIYIFSFLGIIDLLSILPTYLSIFFVGSQSFAILRALRLLRIFRILKLVRFVAEAQILGKALASSRHKITVFFLALVILVFILGSIMYLIEGPEAGFVSIPLSIYWAIVTLTTVGFGDITPQTVLGQFIASIVMLLGYAIIAIPTGIVGAEIYKEVDTSVKRHNNDLICRNCGSEDHPLNANYCNNCGSKLNSDDSLNAG
- a CDS encoding alkane 1-monooxygenase, producing MRVLKYTMVFILPALFALGVYLGSWWTFGPVLFAFGFIPFLEILFQPNAQNLNAAEKEMRLDDKAYDLLLYSVAPVIYATLLLYLVAITTYSFGTKELVGLTFSLGVILGGMGINVAHELGHRQTAHEQFMAKALLLPSAYMHFFIEHNRGHHKNVSTYEDPASSRLNETLYHFWIRSVVYGYISAWTLEKQRLQRAKKSVWSLKNEMIRFQLIQILFWLAIGLIFGWYAMLLYTGAAIVGFLMLETVNYIEHYGLARKKVSENRYERVEPIHSWNSNHIVGRVMLFELSRHSDHHYKPAKKYQILEHHDHSPQMPTGYPGMMLLSAIPPLWFSVMNPKIDRSNSDRVKTAAV